GGTCTTATCCGGGAGATAGCCTCCCTGGTGGAGGGTCCAGTGAGCGCCGAGGTGACATCCCTCGACCCGGAGGGCATGGTCGCCGAGGGACGGGCTCTTGCGGCCGTCGCGCCCAACGTGGCCGTGAAGATCCCCATGGGCAGGGACGGGATGACCGCCTGTTCCCAACTTACCCGTGAAGGCATAGCGGTGAACGTCACCCTTGTTTTTTCGCCCCAGCAGGCGCTGTTGGCGGCGGCGGCCGGGGCGGCCTATGCCAGTCCCTTCGTCGGGCGGCTGGACGATATCGGCGAGGACGGCATCGGACTTGTCGGCGATATCGCCGAACTATTCGATATTCACAATATCACCACCGAGATCATCGCGGCCAGCATCAGGCATCCCCGGCACGTCGCCGAGGCCGCCCTCGCCGGGGCGGACATAGCGACGGTGCCCCTGGCCGTTCTTGAAAAGTGCTTTGACCATCCGCTCACCGAGAGCGGGATAAAAAAGTTCCTCGCTGACTGGGAGGAGTTTGGAAAAGACCATGGACGCTGACGGCACGACAGAGACCCAATCCACGACTGAACCCCTTCCCGCGGTCGAAAACGCGGCCAACGCCGACGAAGGAGAAACCGAGACCAGGAGGATACCCCGTCCGAGGCACAACTTTGCCAACCTCTCC
This region of Thermovirga sp. genomic DNA includes:
- the fsa gene encoding fructose-6-phosphate aldolase, which gives rise to MHFFLDSADIEEIRKAAWWGVIDGVTTNPSLVAKSGGRDFHGLIREIASLVEGPVSAEVTSLDPEGMVAEGRALAAVAPNVAVKIPMGRDGMTACSQLTREGIAVNVTLVFSPQQALLAAAAGAAYASPFVGRLDDIGEDGIGLVGDIAELFDIHNITTEIIAASIRHPRHVAEAALAGADIATVPLAVLEKCFDHPLTESGIKKFLADWEEFGKDHGR